One window from the genome of Bacilli bacterium encodes:
- a CDS encoding iron-containing alcohol dehydrogenase: MNPFLKMYYRVYQFVFYLASFVLNFKEPKIIKGPGSIKEIAPILRKKRITRVLLVTDQGLYKLKLHDPVVEALKLGGIDSVTYHDTVANPTIDNIERALEQFDEFKAEAIIAFGGGSAIDCAKGVAVRATNRKKTIPMLKGVLKVHHRKKFLIAIPTTAGTGSEATVAAVVTNPKTHEKYAINDPKLIPDYAVLDPDFLVKLPGNVTSTTGMDALTHAVESYTNYFQVKKSRCLAKEAVKLIFDNLELSYKDPTNIVARENMQMASYYAGVAFTRGYVGNVHAVAHTLGGFYGVPHGLANAVILPHVLRYYGDKVARRLAELADAAGITTEAMSHQQKAKLFIEAIDGLNQRMNIPARFQGIVKAEDISLMVERAYHEANPLYPVPKIFSRQDFVNIYHQIQD; encoded by the coding sequence ATGAACCCCTTTTTAAAAATGTATTATCGTGTTTATCAGTTTGTATTTTACTTAGCTTCGTTTGTGCTGAATTTCAAGGAGCCAAAGATTATTAAGGGCCCGGGGTCAATTAAAGAAATAGCCCCCATTTTAAGAAAAAAAAGAATAACGCGGGTTCTTTTGGTTACCGATCAGGGATTGTACAAATTAAAATTGCATGATCCGGTGGTGGAAGCATTAAAACTCGGTGGTATCGACTCGGTGACATACCACGATACCGTCGCTAATCCAACAATTGACAATATCGAAAGGGCTCTTGAACAATTTGATGAGTTTAAAGCGGAAGCGATCATTGCTTTTGGCGGTGGGTCGGCAATTGACTGCGCTAAAGGGGTGGCGGTGCGGGCCACAAATCGCAAAAAGACAATTCCGATGCTCAAAGGTGTTTTAAAGGTTCATCATCGGAAGAAATTTTTGATTGCAATTCCAACCACGGCGGGAACGGGATCGGAAGCTACGGTCGCGGCCGTGGTAACAAACCCGAAGACGCATGAAAAATATGCTATTAACGATCCAAAGTTAATTCCTGATTATGCGGTTTTAGACCCCGATTTTTTAGTAAAACTACCTGGGAATGTGACTTCTACGACCGGAATGGATGCCTTGACGCACGCGGTTGAATCCTACACCAATTACTTTCAGGTTAAAAAGAGTCGGTGTTTAGCCAAAGAGGCGGTCAAACTTATTTTTGATAATCTTGAGCTGTCATACAAAGATCCGACCAATATAGTGGCCCGCGAAAATATGCAGATGGCTTCATATTATGCTGGCGTCGCCTTTACCCGGGGCTATGTGGGGAATGTTCATGCGGTGGCGCATACTTTGGGAGGCTTTTATGGCGTTCCCCACGGACTTGCCAATGCCGTTATTCTCCCCCATGTTTTACGTTATTATGGAGATAAAGTCGCACGGCGGCTCGCGGAATTGGCTGATGCGGCTGGTATTACCACAGAGGCGATGAGCCATCAGCAAAAAGCCAAGTTATTCATCGAGGCTATTGATGGCCTTAATCAACGAATGAACATTCCAGCGCGCTTTCAGGGAATTGTTAAAGCAGAAGATATTTCTTTGATGGTTGAAAGAGCCTATCACGAGGCGAATCCGCTTTATCCAGTACCGAAGATTTTTTCTCGGCAAGACTTTGTTAATATATATCATCAAATACAAGATTAG
- a CDS encoding chloride channel protein, with the protein MKKFLNQLLKFLLVIILAALVGAIVGAVDALFTQGVEEIASLNIHHVYIFTPFLPLAGLLIVFIYQKSGDKTRGGSSLIFKAARSKDDHVPLLIVPMVIIGTFLTHLFGGSSGKEGAGIQVGAAIGSNFGRLFKIDDLGQILLIVGISAAFSSLLGTPVAAIFFAAEITTIGLGKIKALLPSAIGSVSAFIISHYLGFEKMSLGPIAIPDVSVFLLFKVAIIGIVFGVFGFLVVRAFSQSHALFKRLIKNPYLRVFVFSIPLALLLIFWHDGRYSGLGTNLILASFNGSQVYWYDFLAKMGLTIITLAIGFKGGKLIPIFATGATLGAVIAPLFGIDPVFGAAIGVIALFASTTNSLIWPLFFGAEMFGYQYMPFFITVALISYLSNFDSSIYSQKKIDMVKMIEKNYIDPTLNEDIK; encoded by the coding sequence ATGAAGAAATTTTTGAATCAATTGTTGAAATTCTTGTTGGTTATTATTCTAGCCGCGTTAGTTGGAGCAATCGTCGGAGCGGTGGATGCTTTGTTTACGCAAGGAGTCGAAGAAATCGCCTCGTTAAATATTCATCACGTATATATCTTTACTCCCTTTCTTCCGTTAGCCGGATTATTAATCGTTTTCATATACCAAAAATCAGGCGATAAAACCCGAGGAGGATCTTCATTAATTTTTAAAGCTGCGCGCTCAAAAGATGATCATGTTCCTTTACTTATCGTTCCCATGGTCATTATCGGAACATTTTTGACGCACTTATTCGGCGGCAGTTCAGGCAAAGAAGGGGCCGGCATTCAAGTTGGCGCGGCGATAGGCAGTAACTTTGGTCGTTTGTTTAAAATAGATGATCTCGGGCAGATCCTTCTGATTGTAGGTATCTCCGCCGCCTTTTCCTCCTTGCTTGGAACCCCGGTAGCCGCGATATTTTTTGCCGCCGAAATCACAACCATCGGCCTAGGTAAAATCAAGGCTTTGCTTCCAAGTGCTATCGGTTCGGTATCAGCTTTTATTATCAGTCATTATTTGGGTTTTGAAAAAATGAGTTTAGGACCGATTGCGATTCCTGATGTCAGTGTTTTTTTGCTGTTTAAAGTAGCAATAATCGGAATTGTTTTTGGCGTTTTTGGTTTTCTAGTAGTAAGGGCTTTTAGTCAAAGCCACGCTTTATTTAAACGCCTCATTAAAAATCCATATTTACGGGTATTCGTATTTTCTATTCCTTTGGCCCTACTTTTGATTTTTTGGCACGACGGCAGGTATTCGGGATTAGGTACTAATCTTATCCTGGCTTCGTTTAATGGAAGCCAAGTTTATTGGTATGATTTTTTGGCAAAAATGGGGCTGACCATAATTACTTTGGCGATTGGGTTCAAAGGGGGAAAATTAATACCGATATTTGCTACGGGAGCGACCTTAGGAGCCGTGATTGCCCCTCTATTCGGCATCGATCCGGTCTTTGGTGCGGCGATTGGAGTAATAGCACTTTTTGCCAGCACGACCAACTCGCTGATTTGGCCTCTTTTCTTTGGCGCCGAAATGTTCGGTTATCAATACATGCCGTTCTTTATAACTGTAGCCTTAATCAGCTACTTATCCAATTTTGATAGTTCGATTTATAGTCAAAAGAAGATTGATATGGTTAAAATGATTGAGAAAAATTATATCGATCCTACCCTCAACGAAGACATTAAGTAA
- a CDS encoding helix-turn-helix transcriptional regulator: MIDMKAVGNKICYYRNENAMSQNQIAEQLFVSRQAISQWELGNALPSIDNLIELAKIFHTSFEDLLCLNEKVKIDADDFFSGHSRDFIIRKIVDGSLKVDLVEKFYLFSSPERMIILKAIKEKKITINYDKLRPRLAQEEQVYLDSGVSHNGTIRQITVHR, encoded by the coding sequence ATGATTGATATGAAAGCCGTTGGTAATAAAATATGCTATTACCGTAATGAGAACGCAATGAGTCAAAATCAAATCGCAGAGCAACTGTTTGTCAGTCGGCAAGCGATAAGTCAATGGGAACTTGGCAATGCCTTACCATCCATCGACAATCTCATTGAACTGGCAAAAATATTTCATACCTCATTCGAAGATCTCTTATGTTTGAATGAAAAAGTGAAAATTGATGCCGATGATTTTTTTAGTGGACACTCCCGCGATTTTATCATTCGTAAAATCGTCGACGGAAGTCTGAAAGTCGATCTGGTTGAAAAATTTTATTTATTTTCGAGTCCAGAAAGAATGATTATTCTTAAGGCTATAAAAGAAAAGAAAATCACAATTAATTACGATAAACTCCGGCCCCGCTTAGCGCAGGAAGAACAGGTTTATCTAGATAGTGGGGTGAGTCATAATGGCACTATTCGGCAAATCACGGTCCATCGATGA
- a CDS encoding NYN domain-containing protein, with protein sequence MATNYDSREKNVCVLIDAENISPSYITYIIDEANKQGNIAFRYIYGDWSESRLKAWKDVCIDYSLVQKQEYSPVKGKSSSDFALVIDAMDILYRDTIDTFILVSSDSDFTRLVNRLREGGCRVIGMGESKTPRALANSCHTFVYLDKIKQADEKIKEKRRKSKPSIVKKDENISNEMASLDEILDDVRSIINDTLNDEGWAYWSNTYNLLLKKQPSFDPRNYNFPGKPLKFFEQHGFVTKRDGLDVLIKSDENILN encoded by the coding sequence ATGGCAACAAATTATGACAGTCGAGAGAAAAATGTATGCGTTTTGATTGATGCGGAGAACATTTCTCCCAGTTACATTACCTACATCATCGATGAGGCAAACAAACAAGGCAATATCGCTTTTCGATATATTTATGGTGATTGGTCAGAATCGCGATTAAAGGCGTGGAAAGATGTATGCATTGATTATTCGCTTGTTCAAAAGCAAGAGTATTCTCCGGTTAAAGGTAAATCCAGTTCCGATTTTGCTTTAGTTATTGATGCGATGGATATTCTCTATCGCGATACGATTGATACTTTTATTCTCGTCAGCAGCGATTCCGACTTTACCCGGCTTGTCAACCGGCTACGGGAAGGCGGTTGCCGGGTTATCGGCATGGGCGAAAGCAAGACTCCCCGCGCACTGGCGAACAGCTGTCACACTTTCGTTTATCTCGACAAGATCAAACAAGCGGATGAGAAGATTAAAGAAAAACGGCGGAAGAGCAAACCCAGTATTGTTAAAAAGGACGAGAATATATCCAATGAAATGGCGAGTCTTGATGAGATACTTGATGATGTTCGCTCGATCATAAATGACACTTTGAATGACGAGGGGTGGGCCTACTGGTCAAACACCTATAATTTGCTTCTTAAGAAGCAACCAAGTTTTGATCCCCGAAACTATAATTTCCCGGGCAAGCCCTTAAAATTCTTTGAACAACATGGTTTCGTCACTAAAAGAGATGGCCTCGATGTATTGATAAAATCGGATGAAAATATTCTAAATTAG
- a CDS encoding putative ABC transporter permease — MDLFQKLLFVFMFGAVLGWLLEFAFRSLKSRRFINPGFLVGFALPIYGVGATILYLISSFEITFIDKSAVYFPFLLFALTTLVMTLIELVTGIFFLKVYHTRLWDYTKMWGNYKGIICPLFSLIWGLISIGFYYLLFPLMNRLIAQYFIGSYQLIFLGFAYGVFAVDVGYSFDLFGRIRKKALELRNEFNYENLKVKAKEFLNKKRGQTHSPFLFRLYTSVKRYLIENDENASHKIEKDSSKDKNNQR; from the coding sequence ATGGATCTGTTTCAAAAGCTGTTATTTGTTTTTATGTTTGGCGCGGTTTTGGGATGGCTTTTGGAGTTTGCCTTTCGCTCACTTAAGAGTCGTCGCTTTATCAACCCCGGCTTTTTAGTCGGCTTTGCGCTGCCAATATATGGGGTGGGAGCAACTATCCTTTATTTAATATCTTCTTTTGAGATTACCTTTATTGACAAGTCCGCGGTTTATTTTCCGTTTTTGCTTTTTGCGCTGACGACCTTAGTGATGACACTTATCGAGTTAGTCACGGGTATTTTCTTTTTGAAAGTTTATCATACACGGCTTTGGGATTACACCAAGATGTGGGGAAACTATAAGGGGATTATTTGTCCTCTGTTTTCACTGATTTGGGGTTTAATATCGATTGGATTTTACTACTTATTATTTCCCTTAATGAACAGACTGATTGCTCAATATTTTATCGGTTCTTATCAATTGATATTTTTGGGCTTCGCTTACGGCGTTTTTGCGGTTGATGTTGGTTACTCATTTGATTTATTTGGTCGCATTCGGAAAAAGGCTTTGGAGTTGCGGAACGAATTTAATTATGAAAATTTAAAAGTAAAAGCTAAGGAATTTTTAAACAAGAAGCGGGGGCAGACGCATTCGCCGTTTCTGTTCCGCCTGTATACGAGTGTAAAGCGCTACTTGATTGAAAATGACGAAAATGCATCCCACAAGATAGAAAAAGATTCTTCAAAGGATAAAAACAACCAACGGTAG
- a CDS encoding ABC-F family ATP-binding cassette domain-containing protein — MNILNVSNIRKSFGYTLLFDHISFQVNDGDHLAIIGENGTGKSTILKMIIGKEEISLSDVGEKGTVVIAKNRRVGYLSQDVISSIDNTLYAEAALVFQEVISLEKEIGALSKAVARDPNNTELINQLGRKMNSFEAQNGYDYHYKIDTMLHKFNFSDEDFQRPISTFSGGERTKLAFAKLLLNEPDLLILDEPTNHLDVSTIDWLENYLKSYHGAILFVSHDRYFINNVANRIIELEDGTIEEYSGNFDYYLHEKQLRFDLRKRQYEIQRREIEKMERFIAFYKPKPRFVSRAKDREKKLARIQRIDAPKTKTNHLNFNFEGEGRDNKKIMEFIDVDFGYDDPLIKNVSGLLFGQDKLAIMGDNGVGKTTILKTILQSIMPLRGRIREFGQLRIGYLQQNDFALASEKDLLTYLTDEFPALGEKEGRNHLGKFGFYGDDVFKKISVLSGGEKMRLILSIIVLRKYDLLLLDEPTNHLDLMSRESLIEAMQSFEAAIIFVSHDRYFIDMVANRILYIRRDGYSFFDGSYQEFKPQEEKIIEAQSKKTSPSIEKKNTGAVLNYNRINKKRIPIIENRLREIEKAEYLEENYMDHQKMAVLEKEKTELEAEYLSLLSALEEDS; from the coding sequence ATGAATATTCTCAACGTCAGCAATATCCGAAAATCTTTCGGATATACGCTTCTTTTTGACCACATTTCTTTTCAGGTTAACGACGGCGATCATCTCGCCATAATCGGTGAAAACGGAACCGGCAAGTCGACGATATTAAAAATGATAATCGGCAAAGAGGAAATTTCTCTTTCCGATGTTGGCGAAAAAGGAACTGTCGTCATCGCTAAAAATCGACGCGTAGGTTACCTATCGCAGGACGTCATCAGTTCTATCGACAATACATTATATGCGGAAGCGGCGCTCGTCTTTCAAGAAGTCATCAGCCTTGAAAAGGAAATAGGCGCCCTTTCCAAAGCCGTCGCTCGCGACCCCAATAATACGGAATTGATCAATCAACTTGGGCGCAAAATGAACTCTTTTGAAGCGCAAAATGGGTATGATTATCATTATAAAATTGATACAATGCTGCATAAGTTTAATTTCTCCGACGAAGATTTTCAGCGACCAATATCGACTTTTTCCGGTGGCGAAAGGACTAAATTGGCATTCGCAAAATTACTCTTAAATGAACCGGATTTGTTAATCCTCGATGAACCGACAAACCATTTGGACGTATCAACAATCGATTGGCTGGAGAATTATTTGAAGTCATACCACGGAGCTATTCTTTTCGTTTCTCACGATCGTTATTTTATCAACAATGTAGCCAATCGGATTATTGAACTAGAAGACGGAACGATCGAAGAATATAGTGGAAACTTCGATTATTACTTACATGAAAAGCAACTGCGATTCGACTTAAGAAAACGCCAATATGAAATTCAAAGACGGGAAATAGAAAAGATGGAACGCTTTATCGCCTTCTATAAGCCCAAGCCCCGCTTTGTTTCCCGAGCTAAGGACCGGGAGAAAAAATTGGCGCGAATTCAAAGAATTGATGCCCCAAAAACGAAAACCAATCATTTGAATTTCAACTTTGAAGGCGAAGGCCGCGATAATAAGAAAATTATGGAGTTCATCGATGTTGATTTCGGCTATGATGATCCGTTGATAAAAAATGTAAGTGGTCTCCTTTTTGGTCAAGACAAGTTGGCGATCATGGGCGATAATGGGGTTGGCAAAACAACAATTCTGAAGACTATTCTTCAAAGCATTATGCCTTTGCGTGGTCGCATTCGGGAGTTTGGCCAGTTACGAATTGGATATCTTCAGCAAAATGATTTCGCCTTGGCAAGCGAAAAAGATCTGCTGACCTATCTTACGGATGAATTTCCCGCATTGGGTGAAAAGGAAGGGCGTAATCACCTTGGTAAGTTCGGCTTTTACGGGGACGATGTTTTCAAGAAAATATCCGTTCTTTCGGGTGGGGAAAAAATGCGGCTCATTCTTTCCATCATCGTCTTAAGAAAATATGATTTATTACTTTTAGATGAGCCCACCAACCATTTGGACTTGATGAGCCGCGAATCGCTTATCGAGGCGATGCAAAGTTTTGAGGCGGCGATTATCTTTGTTTCGCACGATCGGTATTTTATCGATATGGTAGCCAATCGTATTCTCTATATCCGTCGCGATGGCTATTCCTTCTTCGATGGGTCATATCAAGAATTTAAGCCTCAAGAGGAGAAAATTATCGAAGCCCAATCCAAGAAAACTTCTCCGTCGATTGAAAAGAAAAATACCGGCGCTGTTTTAAATTATAACCGCATCAATAAAAAGCGAATTCCCATTATCGAAAATCGTCTTCGTGAAATTGAAAAAGCCGAGTATTTGGAAGAAAACTATATGGATCATCAAAAAATGGCGGTTTTAGAAAAAGAAAAGACCGAGTTGGAAGCAGAGTATCTTTCGCTTTTGAGCGCGCTTGAAGAAGACAGCTAA
- a CDS encoding VIT1/CCC1 family protein, translated as MKTSISKQTLSPKTMDIVLKSQQGEVTESIIYSKIARRCKDEKNRAILEKISREEKQHGEVWKQYSNQEVKPDRRKIRKFTFISRLFGFTFALRLMENGEHRAQGVYDQLSKEIPEAKEIERQEEEHENELLSMLDEERLQYVGAIVLGLNDALVELTGALAGFTIAYGTQIKLISLSGLITGLAAAFSMAASAFLSADANEDKNARKSAVYTGIAYLITVILLILPYLIFGWLDIPYGQWYALGIMLAVVVSIIALFNYYISVAKNLKFAKRFFQMMFISLGVAAFSFLIGLLVKQVFGISL; from the coding sequence ATGAAAACATCAATTTCCAAGCAAACTTTATCACCCAAGACAATGGACATTGTCCTTAAAAGTCAGCAGGGTGAAGTCACTGAAAGCATAATATATTCGAAAATTGCTCGTCGTTGCAAGGACGAAAAGAACCGAGCTATATTAGAGAAGATTTCGCGTGAAGAAAAACAACATGGTGAAGTATGGAAGCAATATTCCAATCAAGAGGTTAAACCGGACAGAAGAAAAATAAGAAAGTTTACCTTTATCAGTCGTTTATTTGGGTTTACGTTTGCTCTGCGCTTGATGGAGAATGGCGAGCATCGCGCCCAGGGAGTTTATGATCAGTTGAGCAAAGAAATTCCCGAAGCTAAAGAGATTGAACGTCAGGAAGAAGAGCATGAAAATGAATTGCTCTCAATGCTGGATGAGGAGCGCCTGCAATACGTGGGGGCTATTGTCTTAGGACTTAATGATGCTTTGGTGGAATTAACCGGAGCTTTGGCGGGATTTACCATTGCCTATGGAACGCAGATTAAACTCATTTCCCTTTCGGGATTAATCACCGGCCTAGCCGCGGCTTTTTCGATGGCGGCTTCTGCTTTTTTGTCGGCGGATGCCAATGAGGATAAGAACGCCCGTAAATCCGCTGTATATACGGGTATAGCTTATTTAATAACGGTTATTTTGCTTATTCTTCCCTATCTTATCTTTGGGTGGCTGGATATTCCCTACGGCCAATGGTATGCGCTGGGTATAATGCTAGCCGTGGTAGTATCGATTATCGCCCTCTTTAATTATTATATTTCGGTTGCCAAAAATTTAAAATTTGCAAAACGCTTTTTCCAAATGATGTTTATCAGCTTAGGAGTAGCCGCCTTTTCTTTTCTCATTGGCCTACTGGTAAAACAGGTTTTTGGAATCAGCCTATAA
- a CDS encoding pirin family protein: protein MDTLRKVKRIFNGFASHDGAGVKLFRVIGYYGYDRDLDPFLLLDSFDSTNPADYIKGFPFHPHRGMQTITYLVSGKIEHEDSLGNKGTINDGDAQYMTSGRGIIHQEMPKPSPHMLGVQVWVNLPAKDKMCDPIYGNIEAKNVPLIREEGKEIRIISGAYRQYKSPFQAQYVPTNILDVALEPKASFNFSSASDTTLFLYLFSGSLSLNDQKQHAKGKDAVLFTSGDRIIVSADEEGARFLLFEGKPLREPVAWYGPIVMNTRQELEAAFDELDKGTFIKKK from the coding sequence ATGGACACTTTACGCAAAGTTAAACGCATTTTTAATGGTTTCGCTTCCCATGATGGAGCGGGAGTTAAATTATTTCGGGTTATCGGCTATTACGGGTATGACCGCGACTTGGATCCTTTTCTTCTCTTGGACAGTTTTGATTCAACTAATCCGGCCGACTATATCAAAGGTTTTCCTTTTCATCCCCATCGGGGAATGCAGACGATAACTTATCTTGTCAGCGGAAAAATTGAACATGAGGATAGTCTTGGAAATAAAGGGACGATAAATGACGGCGACGCACAATATATGACATCGGGCCGTGGCATAATTCATCAGGAGATGCCAAAACCGTCACCGCATATGCTCGGAGTTCAAGTCTGGGTAAACTTACCGGCAAAAGATAAGATGTGCGATCCTATATACGGCAATATCGAAGCAAAGAATGTCCCGCTGATTAGGGAAGAGGGTAAGGAAATCAGAATTATTTCCGGCGCCTATCGACAATATAAATCTCCATTTCAAGCACAGTATGTCCCAACTAATATTTTGGATGTCGCGTTGGAACCAAAGGCGAGTTTCAACTTTTCCAGTGCGAGCGACACAACTCTTTTTCTATACTTATTTAGCGGTAGCTTATCACTTAATGATCAAAAGCAACATGCCAAAGGAAAAGATGCGGTTCTTTTCACTTCGGGCGACAGAATAATTGTTAGTGCAGATGAAGAAGGGGCCCGTTTTCTTTTATTTGAGGGAAAGCCTCTTCGGGAACCGGTAGCATGGTATGGACCGATCGTGATGAATACTCGGCAAGAGTTGGAAGCGGCTTTTGACGAATTGGATAAAGGGACGTTTATCAAGAAAAAGTGA
- a CDS encoding glycoside-pentoside-hexuronide (GPH):cation symporter, producing the protein MKINTTFSSDKVPTRTKWLYPLSGIGRDMAYTLVSLFLMTFIQYTMDDVGGYDNKMLAFTIFLVLYRVWDGINDPMMGTIIENSRFKMGKYKPWILIGAIFNSIFLVLLFSVRLSGWWYVAFIGVVYFLWEISFTMNDIAYWSLLPSLTSESKQRGQITTLVSVFAAIGAFISGGLIPFLSGRFGLIELYRFFSIIVAVTFLICQLVLVFFTQERERPQIVEEEKQTLGDMFKVIWHNKQLWVMMIAVTLYYLGSALLNAFGLNYFYFAYGFKTGADNMTLFTIIYALSSVLSQMCFPFLQKKMRQNTILALSFYIMTIGYALFFVMGLIPAVNGTAPNLLAMLILGFFIFAGQGIFYMELLIMMTNTIEYNEWTTGKRNESIIFAARPFAAKVSSSLQTLLVYVVLLVGGVYSVTQQISSIQIEGARENWTSEAIVNASNNLITNSPNRQMGTIAILFGMAIIPIILYGIAYLYMKRRYRINEENYQRMVADINQGKFSKENKL; encoded by the coding sequence ATGAAAATAAATACGACTTTTTCTAGTGACAAAGTTCCTACTCGGACTAAGTGGCTTTATCCCCTTTCCGGCATCGGCCGAGATATGGCCTATACTTTGGTCTCGCTGTTTCTCATGACTTTCATCCAATATACAATGGATGATGTCGGTGGCTACGATAATAAAATGTTGGCTTTTACCATCTTTTTGGTTTTGTATCGGGTTTGGGATGGAATAAACGACCCAATGATGGGGACGATTATCGAGAATAGTCGTTTTAAAATGGGTAAATATAAACCCTGGATTCTTATCGGGGCCATCTTCAACTCGATATTCTTGGTTCTGCTCTTCTCGGTGCGCTTATCTGGTTGGTGGTACGTGGCCTTCATTGGTGTGGTTTATTTCCTCTGGGAGATAAGTTTTACAATGAACGACATTGCTTATTGGTCGTTATTACCATCGCTTACCAGCGAATCAAAACAACGAGGTCAAATAACGACACTGGTATCAGTTTTTGCCGCCATCGGTGCGTTTATTTCCGGGGGTTTGATTCCTTTTTTAAGTGGCCGTTTTGGCTTAATTGAACTTTACCGCTTTTTCTCGATTATCGTCGCGGTCACCTTCTTGATTTGTCAATTAGTTCTCGTTTTCTTTACCCAGGAAAGAGAACGCCCGCAGATAGTTGAGGAAGAAAAGCAAACATTGGGCGATATGTTCAAAGTTATTTGGCATAACAAGCAACTTTGGGTGATGATGATCGCGGTTACTTTATACTATTTAGGCAGCGCGTTGCTTAATGCCTTCGGCTTAAATTATTTCTATTTTGCCTATGGATTTAAAACCGGCGCCGACAATATGACCCTGTTTACTATCATCTATGCTTTAAGTTCTGTTTTGTCCCAAATGTGCTTTCCTTTTCTTCAAAAGAAAATGCGTCAAAATACGATACTGGCCTTGTCATTTTATATTATGACAATCGGTTATGCCCTTTTCTTTGTGATGGGATTAATTCCGGCGGTAAATGGAACCGCACCAAATTTATTGGCGATGCTGATTCTCGGTTTCTTTATTTTCGCCGGTCAAGGCATATTCTATATGGAACTGCTCATTATGATGACCAATACCATTGAATACAATGAATGGACGACGGGTAAAAGAAACGAATCTATTATCTTCGCTGCCCGGCCTTTTGCCGCGAAAGTATCTTCTTCCTTGCAGACGCTTTTAGTTTATGTGGTGCTTCTTGTTGGCGGCGTCTATTCGGTAACGCAGCAAATCAGCAGCATCCAAATTGAAGGGGCCCGGGAGAATTGGACTTCGGAGGCGATAGTTAATGCTTCAAATAATTTGATAACGAATTCTCCTAATCGTCAAATGGGAACCATTGCCATTTTGTTTGGAATGGCAATAATCCCGATTATCCTCTATGGAATAGCCTACTTATATATGAAGCGCCGTTATCGGATCAACGAAGAAAACTATCAACGGATGGTCGCGGATATTAATCAGGGAAAATTCAGTAAAGAAAATAAACTCTAA
- a CDS encoding helix-turn-helix transcriptional regulator translates to MEEKETFASRLAGKRKAKGFTQEQLAEKMGVSPQAVSKWETGASYPDVTLLSDLATVLDTSIDELLGKKEPAPEVEVVNLEERKDINSMFLRVKVVDTDDRVSINLPMSIVIAALKAGAKPTFSGNDTLNSIDFKAIIDLVEQGVVGKIMEVNSKDGATVEIYVE, encoded by the coding sequence ATGGAAGAAAAAGAAACATTTGCCAGCAGATTGGCGGGCAAGCGAAAAGCCAAAGGCTTTACCCAGGAGCAATTAGCTGAAAAAATGGGAGTATCCCCTCAAGCGGTCAGTAAATGGGAAACAGGAGCAAGTTATCCGGATGTCACTTTGCTGAGCGATTTGGCTACCGTGTTAGATACGAGTATCGATGAATTGCTGGGAAAGAAAGAACCCGCTCCCGAAGTCGAAGTCGTAAATTTAGAAGAGCGCAAAGATATAAATAGTATGTTCTTGCGGGTAAAAGTCGTAGATACGGATGATCGGGTTTCAATCAATCTTCCGATGAGTATCGTCATCGCCGCATTAAAAGCCGGAGCCAAACCAACATTCTCTGGAAATGACACGCTTAACAGTATCGACTTTAAAGCCATTATTGATTTAGTCGAGCAAGGGGTCGTAGGAAAGATAATGGAAGTAAACAGCAAAGATGGCGCGACTGTCGAAATCTACGTTGAGTAG